The genome window TCAAATGAAAGAACTACTGTATCCCCCCACTCATCTCTTCTTTCACTAACATCCTGTTTATTTTACCGTTGGCGAAATCCGTCAAGCTGCAAGTTTGCGCTCAGCCAGTTGCAAACTTCTTCCGTTTCTTCTGGGATTGTAAAGTGACCTAGTCTGCAACAATGCAATTTCTTTCAGAGAGGTGTAAGAATATAAAAATTGATGGCAGTTCAATATTTTCAGAATATTGAGCTAGTAAGTACTCATTGTAGGATCTGAAGGAAATATTTCGGAATCCGACTGAAGCTAAGGTTTGTGCAGATTTCTCTCCATGTGTATACGCAACAACATCATCAGCTGCCACAATAAATCAATATTAGACCTTTATACTTCCCATTGCCAGTAATTCACTTCATATTGTTTTTCCATAGTAAATATCATAAAATGAGACTTAAAGGGTATGTCTAATTGAGCTTTTGGGTAATACTTTTTATTTCTTATGAACTATTTCATACAAAGCAAAGCACTATCCAACTAAGTCAGAAGTGAAAAGTACATGGGGTAATACTTTTAAAAAATTTACTGGTCCTATAAATCAGAGAATATTTGCTCCAACTAAGAAAATAGATACTTTAAAGAAGAAATGGATACCGAAACCGTGGCATTGCAAAATGGGAAAAGATGCAGCACGTCTTGCAGCCTCACGTGATTTTTCCATTCGGTTCCTCAAAGTCCTGCAAAACACAACAGCTTCTGAGTCAAACAATTGCTACACCACAACAATTCTTGTGTATAGGACATAGACCAAACCTTGAACAAGGAAGCCAACCACTTAGGCCAACTACAGCACTAAGGTTGATAGGGTACATGTTTCCGTTTCCATACTGTCCCAGAACACAACACGTGGCAGAGTAGAGGGCTAGTGCACCACCCATACTAAATCCACCAACACCAAGCTTAACTGCAGGGGAAAAGAAATCATGACTTTTTATCAACAAACTAGAAAGGGAAACTTAGTAGTAATAATCCAGAGGGTGACAGTTGCAAATACTACCGTCACGAGGTTCTGTCGATAACAGATTGGCAACATGTGCTGCTGAAGAATCCAAACCTTCCAAATCATCAGGAGCTTCTACCGAGAGATCTCcaacatcaaaccctaaacaaaTTAGTGAAGCTACTTAGGCAATGTTTGAGTTCAGGCCAGGAAAAGTCAAATTTTCCTTCATGAATTCCAAGGAAAACGAGATTGTAAATGAAGCGATAAGGGCTTACAGGCAGTGCAAGAATATCCACCAAATATAGCCACTGTCCTTGTGGGAGCAGTTGGGCAAATCCATTTGATCTGCAACAAAAAATAGATGTTAGTATATAAGACATACAGTCAAGGAAATGCCACACTGTAACTTGAAAAGCTCTACTCACATTTGGAAGAGGAAGACTTTCTAATATCTGGGACCAGCTGCAAGCAAAAATAGTAAATGAATCTTAGTAACAATCCAGTACtcgcgatgataataataatggtgctAGAGAAAATTCATAGATCCCAATCACTAGACCTTTTAGCACATTCCTAGGAAACCAGAAacaaaaaaatttgttaagaaaaaagGGTACTTTATACATCTAACTTTGGGACCACTCTCTAAGTGCTGCGCAGAGATTACAAAAAATGATTTAACTCATAAAATATAGTGATGATGATATCTCAACTAAACTTTCCCTGTGTTGTTTTGTGGAAGCATATGTTACTAGAGCATCAATAGTATATTGTTTAGAGAACAGGCGTGCTTGATTGAAAAGACTAATACGAAGTGGTCCCCTATTCTCCATTTTGGCATCTTTAGGGTTTAAAAGGGAACCGATGGAAGTAAACGACAACTATTCATGTTTCATTTAGTTCGCATCACAATCTTGTTCTCTTTCATCAAATTAATGATTTGAGATTCTTCTAGAGTGGAGAGGACATAAAGTCCTTCACCAGAATAAGACAAGAGGTTGATATTCGAGAACTTCTTTCCCCCTTTCATGGAACAAAGTAAGCAGCAAAAAGTGTCACACAAGACAGCAGCTCAAAGTTTCATCCTTTGCACATAAAAAGCATGCTCGTTTCATAAGCCATTCTTTATGACACAGGTAGGGAAAGAGTTTGGTTGTTTTTTAGCCGGAACAAAAGTTAACaatgaaaatcacatatgtttAGTCATGGTTTCAAAATCAATAAACTAGCAGCTTAAAGCTACACACAATTTTCACCAAATGAAATACTAATGCTGAAAAGTGGAATAACACTGAGAAGCATCATCAAAATCAAATACCTTGAGCCCTTATCGCCAAGGCCATGAAGCCAAACTATAGTAGCCTGGTGCTTCCCTTTAGGCTTAACAACATGTGTCCTGCCAAACTCACACATTGTCCTTCCAGATGTTCTACTACCTGAAATATTATCATTGAAATCCCAATATAAGACATTAATCACATAAAAAAGGCTACCAGTAGGTATAATCATGTTAGCAAGAGCTATGGAATGCATTAAAACGCTTACCTGAACCCACAGCTGAACTATTATAGCTCATTGTATTACCCTAAGATAATCACTCGTTGCAGATACCAGCTGAAAGACG of Rutidosis leptorrhynchoides isolate AG116_Rl617_1_P2 unplaced genomic scaffold, CSIRO_AGI_Rlap_v1 contig265, whole genome shotgun sequence contains these proteins:
- the LOC139882404 gene encoding uncharacterized protein, producing the protein MSYNSSAVGSGSRTSGRTMCEFGRTHVVKPKGKHQATIVWLHGLGDKGSSWSQILESLPLPNIKWICPTAPTRTVAIFGGYSCTAWFDVGDLSVEAPDDLEGLDSSAAHVANLLSTEPRDVKLGVGGFSMGGALALYSATCCVLGQYGNGNMYPINLSAVVGLSGWLPCSRTLRNRMEKSREAARRAASFPILQCHGFADDVVAYTHGEKSAQTLASVGFRNISFRSYNELGHFTIPEETEEVCNWLSANLQLDGFRQRFRNGRVYGIASLVLVFFFFLE